One genomic window of Boudabousia tangfeifanii includes the following:
- a CDS encoding AMP-dependent synthetase/ligase, whose protein sequence is MHRETSLPPLVEIGHNQSMLAEIVNRITQYPAHPAFLLPGIDASGQADWNSAQEVRGDTFLSHVKACASYLLSQGVQVGERIGVMAPTSYAWTVVDCAIWWVGAVVVPLYETSSVEQVRAMCETVNVRRAFGTKKTIPILCEAGISEAQVWEMNLLAAPGDNPVPQQSLSDQDEAQLAQQLTALNATDPATIVFTSGTTGTPKPAVITHRNMLSQVSNVAAAYREIVNDRGSTLIFLPLAHILARGLQCVCLREGMRISYEPSPKAVLPALESVKPTFMVAPPRLLEKIMNAAGEGAKQKHLGWFWRPWLAQVIERGRAAEVADLQAANLKVPALSQQGMVRPRPWLFKLGDALFGRLLRQKLGGRMEFFLSGAAPLACEVSWFFRGLGVSVVEGYGLTETTAPATGNRPGRIKSGTVGPVIPGTTVRLGEDGQVLLAGPGVFGGYLDGTGLDSDGFFDTGDLGELDEDGYLTITGRAKNLIITSYGKNISPDAWQSQVELHPLVDAAMVVGEGKPFVTALIVLDQSVPQVRDYQGGEQFVAEDGTTFRVVSDPSLRAEVEAAVAEANENVSAPERVKRFHLLSFDHEGEVFTATRKLRRPVLEKVCAPVITRLYS, encoded by the coding sequence ATGCATCGTGAAACTTCCCTCCCACCACTGGTTGAAATTGGCCACAATCAATCAATGCTGGCAGAAATAGTCAACCGAATCACACAGTACCCGGCTCATCCGGCCTTTCTTTTGCCGGGGATTGACGCTAGTGGGCAGGCCGACTGGAATTCGGCTCAGGAAGTTCGCGGGGATACCTTTTTATCGCACGTTAAAGCTTGCGCTAGCTACCTGCTCTCGCAAGGTGTCCAAGTGGGTGAACGGATTGGGGTAATGGCCCCAACTTCCTATGCTTGGACTGTGGTGGACTGCGCCATTTGGTGGGTTGGAGCTGTGGTGGTGCCACTTTATGAAACATCGTCGGTTGAGCAGGTACGTGCCATGTGTGAAACCGTAAATGTTAGGCGCGCTTTTGGGACTAAGAAGACCATACCGATTTTGTGCGAAGCGGGCATTAGTGAAGCGCAAGTTTGGGAAATGAACTTGCTGGCAGCTCCCGGTGACAATCCGGTTCCGCAACAATCGTTATCTGACCAGGACGAGGCGCAGCTAGCACAGCAGCTCACCGCTTTGAACGCGACAGATCCGGCCACTATCGTGTTTACGTCTGGCACCACCGGTACCCCCAAACCGGCAGTGATTACCCATCGCAACATGCTTTCACAGGTGTCGAATGTGGCAGCAGCCTACCGCGAGATTGTCAACGATCGCGGTTCGACGCTGATTTTTCTACCCTTAGCCCATATTTTGGCGCGAGGCCTCCAGTGCGTGTGCTTGCGTGAGGGCATGCGAATCTCTTATGAGCCTTCCCCGAAAGCGGTCTTACCCGCCCTCGAATCGGTAAAACCAACTTTCATGGTCGCGCCCCCGCGTCTACTTGAAAAGATTATGAATGCTGCAGGTGAGGGGGCCAAGCAAAAGCATCTTGGCTGGTTCTGGCGTCCTTGGTTAGCGCAAGTGATTGAGCGTGGGCGCGCGGCAGAAGTGGCCGACTTACAGGCTGCTAATTTAAAGGTTCCGGCGTTGTCCCAACAGGGGATGGTCCGCCCTCGGCCTTGGCTGTTCAAGCTGGGGGATGCCTTGTTTGGCCGCTTATTACGGCAAAAGTTGGGTGGCCGCATGGAGTTTTTCCTGTCGGGAGCGGCCCCTTTGGCCTGTGAAGTTTCGTGGTTCTTCCGGGGCCTTGGCGTTAGCGTAGTGGAAGGCTATGGGCTGACGGAGACCACGGCCCCAGCTACTGGTAACCGGCCTGGACGGATTAAGTCAGGTACGGTCGGGCCGGTCATTCCGGGCACAACCGTGCGTTTGGGGGAGGACGGCCAGGTCTTGTTGGCCGGTCCCGGCGTTTTTGGTGGCTACCTTGATGGTACTGGCCTTGATAGTGATGGCTTTTTTGATACCGGCGATTTGGGTGAGCTGGATGAGGACGGCTATTTGACGATTACTGGCCGGGCAAAGAATTTGATTATCACTTCGTATGGGAAGAATATTTCGCCTGATGCCTGGCAGTCGCAGGTGGAGCTACATCCGCTGGTTGATGCGGCAATGGTCGTTGGTGAAGGTAAACCGTTTGTGACGGCATTGATTGTGCTCGATCAGAGTGTGCCGCAGGTGAGGGACTACCAGGGTGGGGAACAGTTTGTGGCCGAGGACGGTACCACTTTCCGGGTGGTTTCGGATCCTAGTTTGCGAGCTGAGGTCGAGGCGGCGGTAGCTGAGGCGAATGAGAATGTGTCGGCCCCTGAACGGGTGAAGCGTTTTCACCTGCTGAGTTTCGACCATGAGGGTGAGGTTTTCACCGCTACTCGGAAATTGCGTCGGCCGGTGCTAGAAAAGGTTTGTGCGCCCGTGATTACTAGGCTTTATTCCTAG
- a CDS encoding DUF1295 domain-containing protein, which produces MTSLSSAVIATIVIQLIGWAISAAKKTEKIFDLTGSATFAAVTIALLIGVGSYGEHAWARTLIGLMVIVWALRLGTFLTRRALKRGDQRFDEIKVNPIRFLIVWLIQALWISGTAAAAWSAITSTQTTVRLPLVFIGALVWLFGISLEALADRQKRAFQANPANRGKFIDTGLWSRSQHPNYFGEITLWVGVAIASASLLHGWYWLSLLSPVLVFVLLTKVSGIPTLDRSAKKKWGDDPAYQAYRRRTPVLVPKLR; this is translated from the coding sequence ATGACTAGTCTTAGCTCGGCAGTAATCGCCACCATTGTTATTCAGTTAATCGGCTGGGCCATCAGCGCCGCCAAGAAAACGGAAAAGATTTTCGACCTGACCGGTTCGGCCACTTTCGCAGCGGTCACTATTGCCCTGCTAATCGGTGTAGGCAGCTACGGCGAACACGCTTGGGCCCGCACCTTAATCGGGCTAATGGTAATTGTTTGGGCACTTCGCTTGGGCACCTTCTTGACCCGTCGAGCCCTAAAACGCGGCGATCAGCGTTTCGACGAAATTAAAGTTAACCCGATTCGTTTCTTAATCGTATGGCTAATCCAAGCCCTGTGGATCAGTGGCACTGCGGCAGCTGCCTGGTCAGCAATCACCTCAACCCAGACCACAGTTCGTCTACCATTGGTCTTTATTGGAGCACTAGTTTGGCTATTCGGGATTTCCCTCGAAGCACTAGCAGACCGCCAAAAGCGTGCTTTCCAAGCTAATCCTGCCAATCGCGGCAAGTTCATTGATACTGGTTTGTGGTCGCGGAGCCAACATCCAAATTATTTTGGTGAAATCACCCTATGGGTAGGCGTGGCTATTGCTAGCGCCTCCCTCCTTCACGGTTGGTATTGGCTCTCGCTTCTCTCTCCCGTGTTGGTCTTCGTGCTACTCACCAAGGTTTCGGGGATTCCTACACTTGATCGGAGTGCCAAGAAAAAGTGGGGTGACGATCCTGCATATCAGGCTTACCGTCGCCGCACCCCGGTGCTAGTACCTAAACTTCGCTAG
- a CDS encoding histidine phosphatase family protein, with protein MTHTIVHLMRHGEVANPDGVLYGRMRGFSLSPLGFEMAEAGAEYFAQIDANITVVTASPLLRAQQTAAPTADLYGLKVGSDWRLLESTNEFEGEAVNANRLTLAHPRNWVRYRNPLKPSWGEPYSQQVDRMRAAVSSAIDQAKGSEALLVSHQLPIWILRLFAEGRPLPHDPRRRQCALGSVTSLIFKNHTLVGIDYAEPSAHLLGKAADVTPGSSSASINRG; from the coding sequence ATGACTCATACTATCGTGCACCTTATGCGCCACGGCGAAGTGGCCAATCCTGATGGCGTTCTCTACGGTCGGATGCGAGGTTTTTCCCTCTCCCCGTTGGGTTTTGAAATGGCCGAGGCCGGTGCCGAGTACTTTGCTCAGATCGACGCAAATATTACCGTGGTAACTGCTTCACCCTTGTTGCGCGCTCAGCAAACAGCCGCGCCCACTGCTGATCTTTACGGTTTAAAAGTCGGTTCTGACTGGCGACTTCTTGAGTCCACGAATGAGTTTGAGGGTGAAGCTGTGAACGCCAATCGCCTAACTTTGGCTCACCCACGCAATTGGGTGCGCTATCGTAATCCGCTTAAACCAAGTTGGGGAGAGCCTTACAGCCAACAAGTCGATCGCATGCGAGCTGCGGTCTCAAGTGCCATTGATCAGGCTAAAGGTAGTGAAGCCCTGCTAGTTTCCCACCAGCTACCAATCTGGATTTTGCGTCTTTTCGCCGAGGGGCGTCCACTGCCGCACGACCCACGACGCCGCCAGTGCGCCCTCGGCTCGGTTACCTCGCTAATCTTTAAAAACCATACGCTTGTGGGAATCGATTACGCTGAACCAAGCGCGCACCTACTAGGGAAAGCCGCCGACGTAACTCCCGGTTCGTCCTCGGCCAGCATTAACCGAGGCTGA
- a CDS encoding HAD family hydrolase, giving the protein MSEPEKLNDQDLPIPDPDGPQVAAFFDIDETLIRGASAFHVAKELYKRNFFGKRDIAFAAWHSFLYRLLGEDRKRIDRVINRALNVMAGHSAAELDEIGANLYEKIFSHRVFPGTKEILQKHLDQGHEVWLISATPVQVSNLLAEKMGATGALGTVVKIDEQGRFLPELDGQIMHLKGKAQAAVRLSKKRGLNLPESYAYGDSINDLPLLQTVGHPSAINPEPLLRIVALEKDWPIHNFRKRRLDIKAIAKRGLQSAAGALLVRQLIRHYTTRH; this is encoded by the coding sequence ATGAGCGAACCTGAGAAACTTAACGACCAGGACCTGCCCATCCCAGACCCAGATGGCCCCCAGGTAGCCGCATTTTTTGACATTGATGAAACCCTGATCCGGGGTGCTTCAGCTTTCCACGTGGCGAAAGAGCTCTATAAACGAAACTTTTTTGGCAAACGCGACATTGCCTTCGCTGCCTGGCATTCTTTCCTTTACCGGTTGCTAGGCGAGGACCGCAAACGCATTGACCGGGTGATTAACCGGGCTCTCAATGTGATGGCGGGACATAGCGCCGCCGAGCTGGATGAAATCGGGGCCAATCTTTACGAAAAGATTTTCTCGCACCGAGTTTTCCCAGGCACCAAAGAGATTCTGCAAAAACACCTCGACCAGGGGCATGAAGTTTGGCTCATTTCTGCCACCCCAGTACAGGTTTCTAACCTGCTGGCCGAAAAGATGGGAGCCACTGGCGCCCTCGGCACGGTCGTAAAAATCGACGAACAAGGGCGGTTTCTACCAGAACTCGACGGTCAGATCATGCACCTTAAAGGTAAGGCTCAGGCGGCCGTGCGACTTTCAAAGAAGCGCGGTCTGAACCTGCCAGAAAGCTACGCCTATGGCGATTCCATTAATGATCTGCCTTTGTTGCAGACCGTGGGTCATCCCTCGGCAATTAACCCGGAACCGTTGCTACGGATTGTGGCGCTAGAAAAAGACTGGCCGATCCATAACTTCCGCAAGCGTCGCCTCGACATTAAGGCGATCGCCAAACGCGGCCTCCAAAGCGCTGCCGGCGCCCTGCTGGTGCGCCAGCTGATTCGCCACTACACCACCCGCCACTAG
- a CDS encoding YccF domain-containing protein, protein MRTLLNIIWFFFAGIWLFLSYVLAGIVACIFIITIPAGVACFRIAGYVLWPFGREVVPQPGAGAGSALMNVVWFIIAGIPLALSHVATAFGLAITIIGIPLAWANLKLIPVTCFPFGKMVIETH, encoded by the coding sequence ATGCGCACCCTGTTGAATATTATCTGGTTCTTTTTCGCCGGAATCTGGCTGTTCCTGTCATATGTGCTGGCAGGAATCGTAGCCTGCATTTTCATCATCACCATTCCGGCTGGGGTAGCCTGCTTCCGGATCGCCGGCTATGTGCTCTGGCCCTTCGGACGGGAAGTAGTGCCCCAACCAGGTGCCGGTGCCGGATCGGCCCTAATGAACGTGGTCTGGTTTATTATCGCCGGTATCCCGCTGGCGCTATCTCACGTGGCAACCGCTTTCGGTTTGGCCATTACCATCATTGGGATCCCTTTGGCCTGGGCGAACCTCAAACTGATTCCAGTTACCTGCTTCCCCTTCGGCAAAATGGTGATTGAAACCCACTAA
- a CDS encoding YggS family pyridoxal phosphate-dependent enzyme → MPLNTPMSADNPASETTGQTGNVSAIGKTSSSAEASLPTSESSDAILGRLRENIARVYQRIEDARATYQAIQPVHLELAIKTQSAETCGLAAQALADPQFVSSHPILLGQNRVQEAVASAEAVKATEGASLHLIGPLQRNKINQALKVVDLVETVDSLKLAEALNQRVVGGPLPIFLQVNVSGETAKSGVAPAEFFRLAEAVLALENLKIAGLMTVAGRGTEAEVRPQFATMQALRDELAQRFDLGRQKPLELSMGMSGDMEWAIAEGATIVRAGTAIFGPRATR, encoded by the coding sequence ATGCCTTTAAACACCCCCATGTCTGCAGATAATCCAGCTAGCGAAACCACCGGCCAAACAGGTAATGTGTCGGCCATTGGCAAAACTTCCTCCTCAGCAGAGGCCAGTTTGCCGACCTCGGAAAGTAGCGACGCCATCCTTGGTCGCTTGCGGGAAAATATTGCTCGGGTTTATCAGCGAATCGAGGACGCTCGTGCCACCTACCAGGCGATCCAGCCGGTCCATTTAGAGCTGGCGATCAAAACCCAGTCCGCCGAAACTTGTGGTTTGGCGGCACAGGCTTTAGCTGACCCACAGTTTGTTTCGTCCCATCCGATCCTTTTGGGTCAGAATCGAGTGCAAGAAGCGGTAGCTAGCGCCGAAGCAGTAAAAGCAACCGAGGGCGCCAGCCTGCACTTGATTGGGCCACTCCAGCGAAACAAAATCAACCAGGCGTTAAAAGTGGTTGATTTGGTCGAAACCGTTGACTCTTTGAAACTGGCCGAAGCTTTGAACCAGCGGGTGGTAGGTGGGCCTCTCCCCATCTTTTTGCAGGTGAATGTGTCGGGTGAAACCGCTAAAAGTGGCGTGGCTCCTGCTGAGTTTTTCCGTTTGGCGGAGGCGGTTCTCGCCCTCGAAAACCTAAAAATTGCGGGTTTGATGACGGTGGCGGGTCGCGGCACCGAGGCCGAGGTGCGCCCCCAGTTTGCGACTATGCAAGCTTTGCGCGATGAGCTGGCTCAACGATTCGACCTCGGTCGGCAAAAACCGCTGGAACTTTCGATGGGTATGAGTGGCGACATGGAGTGGGCAATCGCCGAGGGCGCCACGATTGTGAGAGCGGGGACGGCCATCTTTGGGCCCCGAGCAACTCGTTGA
- a CDS encoding 30S ribosomal protein bS22, with amino-acid sequence MGSVIKKRRKRMAKKKHRKLLRKTRHQRRNKK; translated from the coding sequence ATGGGTTCCGTAATCAAGAAGCGCCGCAAGCGCATGGCGAAGAAGAAGCACCGCAAGTTGCTCCGTAAAACCCGCCACCAGCGTCGCAACAAGAAGTGA
- a CDS encoding TrkH family potassium uptake protein, translated as MGKKHDTRPFGRRRPSPPGVAPMAFEKAPELKADATVHYTGKLTDLPGTNPTLSERFRAYLDSVARNSPARLALAVFASFILIITFLLMLPISTVSGEVPSFIDALFTATSAVCVTGLSVQDTITYWTVFGQAAIALGISVGGLGIMTLSSVLAMVVARRIGLAQRMLAASERKFESLGDLATMLRAVIIIVAIAEGILFLVFFPRFLTMGESTLMAAWHATFMAISTFNNAGFETIQNGLGSRVTDWWMLTPIALGTAVGAIGFPVIHDIWVHRQRPDKWSLHTKLTLTTYLTLAVLSGSLITIFEWNNPATVGGLDGSATMANALLSAFNNRSTGLSALDVSAMNRSTWLLEDIFMFIGGGSGSTSGGIKVTTFAVLILAFVAEARGNRDIEAFKRKISIDTVRVAVSIALIGTITIVVAVLALMNITDYSTDQLVFESISAFGTVGLSTGICMDPNLATAPKYIFTILMFAGRTGTMTVAAALAMRQHSRLYYYPQENPAIG; from the coding sequence ATGGGAAAGAAACACGATACCCGTCCTTTTGGGCGTCGTCGCCCCTCCCCTCCGGGCGTGGCTCCCATGGCCTTTGAAAAGGCGCCGGAGCTCAAAGCAGATGCCACAGTTCATTACACGGGTAAGCTCACTGATCTGCCGGGCACCAATCCGACCTTGTCGGAGCGCTTCCGCGCCTATCTTGACTCGGTGGCCCGAAACTCGCCTGCCCGCCTTGCTTTGGCGGTTTTCGCCTCTTTCATCCTAATCATCACTTTCTTGTTGATGCTTCCCATTTCAACTGTTAGTGGTGAGGTGCCCAGCTTTATTGATGCGTTGTTTACCGCTACTTCAGCTGTGTGCGTTACCGGTCTTTCGGTTCAGGACACCATTACCTATTGGACGGTGTTCGGGCAAGCTGCGATCGCCCTCGGTATTTCCGTTGGTGGTCTGGGCATTATGACGCTTTCTTCTGTGCTGGCAATGGTGGTTGCTCGCCGGATTGGTTTGGCCCAGCGTATGTTGGCGGCCTCGGAACGAAAGTTCGAGTCCCTTGGTGACCTTGCCACCATGCTGCGGGCCGTGATTATTATTGTGGCGATTGCCGAGGGCATCCTTTTCTTGGTGTTCTTCCCTCGTTTCCTCACCATGGGTGAGAGCACCCTGATGGCCGCATGGCACGCCACCTTCATGGCGATTTCGACCTTCAACAATGCGGGCTTTGAGACCATTCAAAATGGGTTGGGTTCACGCGTCACTGACTGGTGGATGCTCACCCCGATTGCGCTCGGCACTGCGGTGGGTGCGATTGGTTTCCCGGTGATTCACGATATTTGGGTGCACCGTCAGCGTCCTGACAAGTGGTCGCTACACACCAAACTTACATTGACCACCTACCTTACTTTGGCGGTCCTTTCGGGTTCTTTAATCACCATTTTTGAGTGGAATAATCCCGCGACTGTTGGTGGTCTTGATGGTAGTGCCACCATGGCGAACGCCTTGTTGAGCGCCTTTAATAACCGTTCGACGGGTCTTTCTGCTTTGGATGTGTCGGCTATGAATCGATCCACCTGGTTGCTGGAAGACATTTTTATGTTCATCGGCGGTGGTTCGGGTTCTACCTCGGGCGGCATTAAGGTGACGACTTTCGCCGTGCTGATTTTGGCTTTTGTGGCGGAGGCTCGTGGTAATCGTGACATTGAAGCGTTTAAGCGCAAGATTTCGATTGATACTGTTCGCGTTGCCGTGTCGATTGCTTTGATCGGTACGATCACGATTGTGGTGGCGGTTTTGGCGCTAATGAACATTACGGACTATTCCACTGACCAGCTGGTTTTCGAATCGATTAGTGCCTTTGGCACGGTGGGTTTGTCGACTGGGATTTGTATGGATCCTAATTTGGCAACCGCACCGAAATACATTTTCACGATCCTAATGTTCGCGGGCCGTACCGGTACTATGACCGTGGCCGCGGCTTTGGCTATGCGCCAGCATTCACGCCTGTACTACTATCCACAAGAAAACCCGGCTATCGGCTAG